A segment of the Lolium perenne isolate Kyuss_39 chromosome 3, Kyuss_2.0, whole genome shotgun sequence genome:
ccgcgggagtgGGAGTGGGGGCGGCCGCGGTGGTGCAGAGGGAGCGCCATGGGAGCAGGATCGAGGACCCTCCTCGGAGGCGTGGTGGGCGGCgcatggcggcggcggggagGAAAGGGTTTAGGGACCAAGCGGAAGGACGAGATCCAGCTTGAGCTTGCTCGCTGAACGGGTCGTGCGTTTTTGCTCCTACACTATATTCGGGATTTCGAGGGAATGAAATCACTGCATGTCTGTTGCTGCTTCGGTCCCTTGCCCGTCCGGTGTGGCTGCTGCCATGGCCGCTGGCCGGCCGGTGCTACCTGCAGCTCCTCGCTGGTCAGTGACCCAGCCGTGTTGGTCGAGGAGCTCGGCTCATTGTCGCTGTCGCCAGTTGCCTCCGGTGGCCCTGCCGAGGTGCCCCGTGCCGATGAGGCGCTGAAGGCCCCGAGCTTGCTTCAGGTTGCTTCTTTGGACTCCGACgagaacgacgatgatgaagagttGGTTCCGCAGTCGCCGTTGGACGGCTCGGTGCACGTTGAGGAGGTGGTTGCGGAGCCCTGCGGCGGCCTCTCTGCTTCTACTGACGCTCTTGGTAACGACAATGACTGGGTGCTGGTGGGTTGTGGCGTCCACCCTTGCCGTGCGGCATCGTCTTTGCTTCGAAAGGAGGGCCTCGAGCGTAGCCTCGCCTTCAAGCGTTGGGCTGGAGGGAGATGCTTTCAGTGCCTCGAGCGTGACCACCAGGTCAGCTCATGTCGTGCGCCCTTCAGATGCATCCGATGTCGCCGTCCTGGTCATCGGGAGCGTTTTTGCCGTGCGCGGTTTCCCGCCGCTCGTTCTTGCTCTCCAGACGGTCGTTTACGTTCTCCGGACGAACGTGCTCCTTGTTCGCGGCGCCGCTCTTTGCCCGCACAGCCATGTCGTCCATCGGAGTCCCGGAGTTGGGTCGACGTCGTGTGCCACTCGTCGTCTCCTGCAACATCGCTACCAAGGCCCTCTCCAAGGTGTTGTGAGGAGTTCAGTGTCAACGCTGGTTTGGACTCCCGCTTTCAGTGCAAGCTTTCCTTGCTACGCATGGAGCTCACCCAGTTGGTTGCTACGCGCGTCAAGGAGGCTACTCGCCCCCTCCGTGAGGAGGTGGCAAGCCTCAAGTTGTTGTTGGCACATGTTGGTGATTCGTTGGAGCCGACGGAGGCATGTTCTTCAGGTGGACATGAGCTCGCCACCGTGCAGGTTTCACTTGCACTTGGCTCTGTTGAGGAGAAGTCATCTGTGGTCGAGGAAGAATATCTCTCTGTTGTTTCTCTCCTCGTGGCAGCCCCGACCGATCGGCGCAACTTTGTTGTGTCGGCTGCCTCGGAGAGCGAGGGCATAGACGAGACCTTGGCTCCGGTGTTGCAGATCACGCCAGAGCGGCATGAGTCGCTTGGTGATTCTCCTGCGGTGCTTCCAAAGGCGTTATGCTCTTTTGAGACCTTGGAGGTGGCCATGACACCCCCGCCACCATAGTTGGAGCCTTGCCATTCCCTCGCCTCTTTGGACTGTGGAGCAGTGTTGGCGCCTAGTTCTGAGGCACTTTTTACAAAAGAGCTTTGCGGCTTGCTCGCTAGTTTGGAGGCGGCTAGCCCTGGATATGGCAAGGACATTGACTGCGTCTTGGCGGGGAAGGCCTCGGAGGATATGTTCAGGAGGGTGCAGAAGTCTCTCAAGAGAGTATCTATCAGGAGCATAAGAAGGAAGAGGGCCGGTTGAGTGCGAACGTTGTGCTCTTGTGTGTCGGTTCTAGTTGGTTTAGAGGTTGCATTCTTTCGATGTTTTTCTCTTGTGGGTGTGATGCTGGTATGGGCTTAGCCCTTGTTGTAGGTTTTCGAtcagttttctcctaaaaactgagcaacttcttcttaattaatagatggggcaaagcttttgcctccgtttcaaaaaaatcaCTGCATGTCTGCATCCTACAAAAAGTTGCTCATACTCTTGCTAGGTATTGTTTTGAATCTAAAAATTCTTGTAATTGCTAGGTATTGTTTTTGCTCCTACACTAGACGATGTAATTGTGGTTTAATTTCTAATAAAGTTGACGTGGTGGCTTTCCCTCAAAAATACATGCTATCTAAACCAAATCTGATCAAAACTGAGTCAACTAATTTTGAACGGATGGAATAAATGAAACTCATGTGATATTATCTGCCCGGCCAGCTACATTGTTCACAGTAAGGAAAACTTTCGTCAGTTGCAATCTGAGGCTCATGCTCATATATATGACGTCGTTCAAGTACATTACTGGGCTTTGCATAATTGCACCCAATCTCGCAATGACATAGCAGTATCCCCCTCAAAGAAAATATCACATTACACTTCAAAACACTGCAACGTTGCAAAGATATGGCTGTGGGGTGAAGGCAGGAGCAGACTTCCAGGTCGAAGGTTACAATAGATCCACAGCAGAGCTTCGTTGGTGCATTGGACACATCCTCCTCTTCGCTATGCCACTCGCCACATCATCAGCGAATAGAATGTAGAGTCTTCAAACCCTATGAAATTGTATCCTGGCGTGAAAATACTTCCAACAAGCACTGTCACAACTCCAAACGAAGCAGTCGGCTTTGCAGATTGGTGACCAGCAGTACTAGGCAGAACAACATTCCACGGATATTGTACTCACAACTCAGGTGTAGCAAGAGTTTGACCAGTATCAGAAGGCAGGCCAAGGTGAATATCAACCGCCAACTGAATGGACTTCTCTATCTCTCGGCAAATAGATAGCGCAGCAAAGGAGCTACAACCGCTACGCTCAGACTATTACCCAACATAGCATACCTGCGAAATGAGGATCTCATAAGCTAAGTGAATCATTCAAGTATGCGGTTCTGATTTCTCAAATCAATGACTCCCAACTTTCATGTTCCTACATGGATTGTGATAATAAAAAAATGTAGCTTCCTGAATTCACACCAAAGGGAGAAGGTGGGAACTAAGACTTACTGTTGTCTGAGGCTTATGTGATCCGGAAAACAGAAACTCGAAGGAAAAGAATGCAAATTAGCTACCTGAAAAAAAAAACAGTAATACCACATGCTATGAAGCATAGACAACATTAGGATGTAAACATATGTGAAATTGTGAGCAAGTATTTACCTCCCGAGGGCTGAAAAAACGTAGACCCAACTCATTCAGTGAAGAAAGTTCAAGGTTCTCTTTTGGAACTGGTTTTTGGTCCTATAATTTGAAGAACATTATCAAAAAAGAAACCTTATGTGAAAATTAAGAGGTGACACCAGAGGCTAAGTGGTGCAAATGACTGAAGAATCGAAACAAAGACTGGACAACAGACTGCACAGAAGAGCCTTACTTTGGATGTAACCAGTAGAGAGCCTGTGCCCTTTACATAGCGATAATAACTCTTAGTAAAACAGCAGCACCGCTTTGATTCAGGGTACACAATATCTTGCAAACAGTCAAGGAGTCACCAACACACCACAGTCAAGCATTGATTAACAGAAAGGTATCAGCAAAATGTAACCAAATACGGAGTTCAATAAATGAAACTAGTACTCAATTATAATGACAAGTGTCTCAATCAAGGAACTAAGGATACCCATAGCATTTCCCCACCGTTCAATCAAGCTTAGTGGAACTGTATAATCATGTGAACCAGTTTCACTTGGAATGCATCCACCAGCCTTCTTAACTGCATATTAGATAGGGGCATTAAAACTATATTGGTGAAAATGCTTCAAACAACAACCTGAAAATTTTATACAAGCTGCAGGCCTGAACTTACAGTCAGAGGTGGCGGCTGAACAATCCTGGTCGACAGTATCCATAATGTGTATTTCAAGGAAGTCCCTTATTGGCTTACATACTACTTCCAGCACATCTTCATTCTGTTCATAGCTATTCTGAGTTGCAGTACTGTTCAATGTTAGGCAAGTAGGTGTCCGGAGCAGCTTGTTGTTGACTGATGGATTCTGAAAACGCATAGAATCATGTTTCGCCTGTAGACAGAGTATCGTTAAAAAGTTGCAGAATCCCTGCACTTAAGAATAACTGAACTCTTGAAGAATGCAACGCTTTATTTTCCAGGAAAGGCCTCATGTAGTTTCTCATTTCTGAAGAAACTGGAAACACAGGCTAATTTCCTATATAGTTAGCTATCACTCTTCTACGTGCTTGTTGGACAAACTCATATTTTAAGCAGCATATTCCACAGATGTTCTCACACTCATTTTGCACATTTGGGTATTCCAGAGGTGGTGAATGATAGCGGAAAATAAGATTAATGACATGTTGCTGCAAAGATATGCCAATTGACTGATTGCAATGAAACAACAGGCAAGGTACTCATGGTACTTACCAAACAGAAGTAGCGCGGTCTAGAATATGGGACACCAAACTGCAGGGGGCTTAGGATAAATTCTTGTGTGTTGAAATTGAGACTTGAAAGGACCTCTATCAACTGGTCATGTGTATCAGAGACCTGTCACAAGCAATTAATACAATTGGGTGTTAAAATACTAAAGTGAACCACTGTGATTGAAAGTAAATTAAATATAGCTTAAACCAACCTCGAATCCAACAACATTTTCCACAAACAACATTTGTGGAGGaaagttcatgttctgcataaggTTAAGAATCTTTATGAATGAAAATGCCCGAGCATCAGCTGAATGCTTCTGAAGTCCTGCATGATAATCCACCCCCATTATAGTTTAAAAATGAAGCAGATAAATTTAAAAGGAAGTTATTCCAGAAGAAAACCTTGCCGTGTGTATGGTTGACATGGAGGAGAAAGAAGCCATGCGTGTGCCTTGTACTTGTCTAGGTCGCTAGCAGTGAGTGTTTGAATGTTTCCCTGCAGTGACATAACAACCCATGTATACAGATAAGTTTAGTTAGTTTCTCTGCAAATTAAATGGTGTACGCCTTAACGTATGTATCTAAGGATGACAGGATGCACCATCAGCAAAACTCCAGCCAGCCTATAGTCAACTTTGTCTTCTTTTTTTTACTGTAAATCAACTTTGTCTTCTTTTTTACTGTAGAACAACTTTGTCTTATAATGTAGTCAGTTCAAATAAATACTACTGCTCACTTTGTAATCATATACAGTATATAATACTAGCGAAATTGTGCAGAGAAACGATGCATACATACTAATACTAAGTACTAAGAAGGGTAGTTGCAGTGTCAAAAATTCTGATGGCGCAGTTAAAGTTCTGAATTCTCAATGCTCCTAGAGGTACTATTAATATAGACCAATTTCCTAGCCTAAAATCTTCACCAGCACAAATCAGTAGTGCTTAACCCAACAAGAAACTTTCGGTTGTCGCCTGAGATCCATGTTTGAAGAGCGCATAGATTTTTGGGGAACAGAGCGCACCTGGCAGGGGCGGTGGCCAAAGTTGCGCTCGTAGACGTCGTTGGCGACGTCGTTGATGTCGAAGGCCTCCACCACCTCCGCTCGAACGCCCGACGACGCCAGGGAGTACCGCTGCGAGCGAAGGAGGCGGCAGCAAAAGGAAACCCTAGTCGCCGTTAGATATGCAGCGAGGTTCAGGTGCAGTACGGGAAGTAGAAGGAAGTCGGATGAGAGTACCATGCCGCCGATGCCGCTGTAGAACTCGAGGACTCTCCATGGGGCCTCCGCCTCCATTGCCTCCGAtggtcgcggcggcggcggcggcggcggctgctggtCCATTGCCTCcgctgagtttttttttttttttgaactgattGCCTCCGCTGAGTTGCCCTACCTCTCACGGGTGTATCGTTTTCTTTTCAGTCGAGTGCCTGTCAGTCGACGAGAAGCAGATGATGAAATGTGAAATTGTTGTTTGGCAATCTGCTTTTCGAACAGCTGGTCGACTTGCTGGTGATTGTCTAAATTATTCCTGTATGTTGAAGATACATCTggacatgggcagcccggcccgaacGGCCCGGCCCGAAAATCCCGGGCCGGATCGGGTCGGGCTTGCACTTCGGGCCGGGTTCGGGTCTGAAATCTGAGCCCAAACGTTGGGCTGGGCCCGGTTCGGGCCTTCATTTTTGTGCATTTTAGCCTGATCGGGCCGGGCTGGGCTTTTGCTCGTTCGGGCCGGGTTCGGGCTTAATTTACAAGCCCAGCGGTCGGGTCGGGCCGGGTTTGGGCTTAATTTACAGGCCCGACGGTCGGGCCGGACCGGGCTCGGGTCTGACTTTTTACCCGTGAGCTTTTTAAAGCCCGGCCCGAACTTTGCCCAGGTGTAGTTGAAGATatgtataagagcatctccactcgtccccccgaggaggcccccggcgagcgttttttccatccggacggcgaaattcggcccagtcgcgcccccggttcctcgttttcgtccggatttgggcctaaattcatccggcgatcccacgcccccaCCGGCCCCGGGAGCTCTCGGGGACTCGGACGAGTGAATAGCGGGGTCGGGCCCGCCCTGTCGGGGACTCGCCGCCCgcaccccaccgccacgtcgccccaactctcccccacccctcgtatctctcgcgCCGCCGGCACCCCCCCGCCGGCTTGGGGCCCAGATTGCGCCGCCACTCCTTCCccactgcctatattccgccgtgtttggacgacggcctatctgtcgCTCTTCCGCCGCTTTGTTTTCCGGCACCTTGctcgtcgtcgctcgcggctcgggttgcctcgaccacgcccgtcaggtgttcgtccatttgcctcgccggccatggactcggacgaagaggaggagcagatgttcgtcgagcttatgcaagaagagatggcagcagccgcccaagacgccgaggctctggtggagcacatatggaggctccgaggcaacgccaacaccgacgccaactagtctgtcttaatttgtttgaaaaattgtgaaatttgtgtgcttcatttgtttcagcacttgttaaacattgtactgttatcgccgaatttgtttcagcaattttcgtcctcttgtttgcccaacttgttaaattttatgttgaatttgtttgaaatatggccaatggtcgaggttgggggtttcctgccggggggacggctggaacttcggcgctccccacgccaaatcttcatccaatccggacgaaaatttcgccggatttgagcgtggggagcgccaacgagtggggatgctctaagtacTGATATGGATCGGATTAATCTGACTCTGGTTTGTGCTAGCTCTAATAAACGTATCATTTCTTTGATAAAAGTAACTTTGGGTAAAAAATTACAAATTCAATCCATGATAGAATTTCATGGGTAACATATACATTTGCTTGGCAAAAATTGTACATTAACAACAAAATTTTACACCAAGTAATAGATCTGAATCACACATAAACCACATATCTGAATCACACATACATGTGACACCAAATAGAAGTCCTATAACATACACAAATCACACAAAACAAGATGGGAAATGGCCCTTGCTCCTGGTTGCAGAGAATGGCATTCTTGTAGGTGCTCGGCGTCGTTCAGCAGGTCGGAGACAACCTCCTGCACCACCACCAAGGTCGTACAGCAGCAGCAACTCGGAATCAGGCAGAGATgcgtgcgggggggggggggggtcgtgGAGGAGAGCTCCAGTCGGCGTGGTGGGGTGTGGGGGCGGAGAGGCCTAGGAGCGGCGGGGGGCGATCGCCATCCTTTCTCGAGCGGGTCGGGCCGGGGGCGAACAGGTCGAGCGTGGAGGCGTGGAGGGGGTGCGATTCTGGAACGTTATCTTTCTATTCTGTGTGGTGGCATCGGTTGTAAATACTCCATACTCTAGGGACAGTTTCATGTACCGATTCGGTTCTAAGTTGGAAGATGCGGGAAGTAGCTCCAGACGTGCATGTGGGCTTGTAGTGTAAATCGAACAAGGGCTTCTATAAGTCTGGATCTAAAAATtaggtgtttgtttgggcttgtGCTTAAAAGGACCTAAAGGCAAGCTTAAActtcagcccaaacaaacaggcttGTGCTCTAGCTCCGGCAGCAAACTTTTTAGTTTTCCTTCTTTTTTTGGCGTGAACTTTTAGTTTTCCTTTGAACTGGATTTTGTATGGCTATGTTGGCATGTTGATTTATGTATAAATCAGGGTGAAAGTCGATAGTGGGTTAGAGCAAAAAGTGTATTTGGATCCAGGGCTTAAGTAATCACTTCATTTAAAACAGTTTTGAACTTTGTCAATGGTAAATCTCACAAGCATTTAAAATCGCAATGCCAAAATATTTTATtatgagctacacaaaaatgttAAAATATCATACCCACACTTTTATTATTTGTGTGTAGCTTAAAATACACATTACTTTGAATTGATAGTTTGCAGGTTTGTGGGATACAATACTAGCTTAAAATACACATTACTTTGAATTGATAcatatcatcatcgtcttcgttgCGCTCCTCACGTTCACTTCCAGATATGTTGACTCGTCGTTGAGTGATACCGTGACTGGCATCTCCTTTTCGTGCGTTGGTTTGTACTTCGCGTGGCGAGTTGGACCTTTCGGGTTGCCACTTCATGCCGAGGGTTGTTGCGACGGCGTGGTGATCTTTCGGGTCGTGGTGCGGCCTCCTTATCGACAAACGAAGCTCCTACTATGCCAAGACCCATCAAAGTGGAACGGTACAAAGTTGCCCGTGGATCATTGGGTGCCTGTCGTTTCCTATGCGACggtacctcagaggagggatcctcacgagggggagaagaagtaggggccatagggcggagagcactcgggacggtggtacgcgatttacccagattcggaacacctgctcgaggacagggcctactgttgcttgcctctagggctcctgggatccggcttataaaggcgcacggatctagggttttacatggagagtcctagccggattacaggttgcctaattacggtacaatatcttgccgtgtacatcaaggatccgccttccatctacgtcgtactggatccgggttcctcatgggccttcacggatccggtctcctccgaaggtcggttaggatccggcttcccgatcatgggctggacttcatccttcatgatcaacagcaactgggccgcccgataggccacatgccacaccaccgtttgtgggccacccgggcttgccagatctaggcactgtcgatggtacacccatgaagtatacccacaacagtagtccctagagttctccgagattcacctcttgtttccgccttgctaaagCTTAACAGCTTCCGACAATCTTGGCAAcatggggaaacttgaagaactccaacttcatatcatttcctttcccaacttttagtcggaaaatacctttatcccgcgggacttcatccatcgacagtatTGTTACAAcacgtctccgggttactcccctgctttgGACAAGAGTTTACAGCTTTTCAAACTGATACCCGGAATCTCGAAAAGTTCAAACTgttccgccaatcttggcgccattttcgcgcgatttgagcgctaacttatccttagccatttttacagcttagggttttggacacgtgtcgatcatccaacggcgcgacgcttgcgttccgaccacaggatgcggagcatgaATCTCCTCccctcggcctataaatatccgccgttcaCCCCTAATCACCTCATTTGCCCCCCTTTTCACCTCTCGCATAGCGCCGCCTCcaagctcctcctccgccgcaccGGAGTTCACCGGAAGTTCGCCGGAGCCGGGTCGCCGCGTGAGCTGTTCTTTGTGTTCTTAAGTTCAGTGAGCCGCCGCAGCAAAACCTcaccgccggcgactccgaccaccgcggaatccaTTCCGGTAAGCCCTCAGAGCTTTGCTTtctcgccgtagttggtagggatgaatagGGTATCAACGTTGGATCCGGCTAAGCTTAGCTATCTTCGCATTCTGTTTTCAAATGTCTTCTTCAAATCCGCCTCCCTCCTCCGAGCCGATCATGGCAACGCCTATCTCTTCCGCCCCTCCCCCTTTCGTCCCAATTCAGCTGGATCccacaaaggattccggcaaaaaCATCGCGGGGACATCTGCCAACCCGGAAGAAACCGCGGGGGCAGAACAGATGGAGAAGAAGGCGGAGGAAGCAGCCGCCAAAAAATCCAAGGCTCACGCGAGAGACAGTGAGGCCAAGGGaaagtggtggccctgcaccaccacggaAACCGAGCTCCGTAACCTCGAGGCGGAAGGATTCCTGAAGCCCGGGTCCTGACGGACACTTCCGGGTTCATTGACTCTAGCTCCAGAAGCCGGAGaaatggtggtgaccaaggcgctCATCGAGCGTGGCTTCTCCTTTCCGCCTAGCGATTTCTTCTCCGAAATTCTAAAGGCGTACGGGCTGCAGCCGCACAACATCTCGCCGAACAGCATACTGGCCATCAGCAACCATGTGACGTTGTGCGAAGGCCACCTCCAGGTAACCCAGAGCTCTCCCTCTTTCAATACTttttctccgtcaagaaggagaaagTTCCGCAAACTTCGGAGCTGGCCACCTGCGGATCGATCACCTTCAAGCTCCGCCATGGCCGTGTCTATcctcccaccgaccgccacgaatccgcgcgatactggtccggaggcttcttttATCTAAAAGATGTTTCCGACCCCGCCAGCGCGAGGGTGCTGCCAGCCTTCAGAAATAgccccgccagcgagactccggcCTGGACGCAGTGTCCTCATCTTTCCGAGTCACCTCAGTTGACTCGTGCAGTTAGGCGGATTTGCAAGCTGGCGGAGGATGGCTTGTCGGGGAAGGACCTCACAATGTCCTGGTTTACAAAGCGGATCCAGCCTCTTCAGCATCGGGACCGCTTGATGTTCCAGTACACGGGGCGCGATGATCTTATGCGCGCCTCCAAGGACAACCTttgcgccgacgccatcgacaaacgGATCCGGCTCctgatcaagattccgcgtgatcttcggat
Coding sequences within it:
- the LOC127342907 gene encoding tRNA (cytosine(38)-C(5))-methyltransferase 2, with the protein product MDQQPPPPPPPRPSEAMEAEAPWRVLEFYSGIGGMRYSLASSGVRAEVVEAFDINDVANDVYERNFGHRPCQGNIQTLTASDLDKYKAHAWLLSPPCQPYTRQGLQKHSADARAFSFIKILNLMQNMNFPPQMLFVENVVGFEVSDTHDQLIEVLSSLNFNTQEFILSPLQFGVPYSRPRYFCLAKHDSMRFQNPSVNNKLLRTPTCLTLNSTATQNSYEQNEDVLEVVCKPIRDFLEIHIMDTVDQDCSAATSDFKKAGGCIPSETGSHDYTVPLSLIERWGNAMDIVYPESKRCCCFTKSYYRYVKGTGSLLVTSKDQKPVPKENLELSSLNELGLRFFSPREVANLHSFPSSFCFPDHISLRQQYAMLGNSLSVAVVAPLLRYLFAER